From the genome of Brevundimonas sp. NIBR11:
CCACCGGCAAGATCTGTTTCGACGCCGATGAGGCCGAGCGCCTGAACCAGCTCGGCGACGCCGTCATCCTGGTCCGCGAGGAGACCTCGCCGGAGGACATTCACGGCATGCACGCCGCGCGCGGCATCGTCACGGCGCGCGGCGGCATGACGAGCCACGCGGCCGTCGTGGCGCGCGGCATGGGCCGCCCCTGCGTTTCCGGCGCCGGCGAAATTCATATCGACGAAGCGGCCCAGACCTTCACCGCGCGCGGCCGCACCTTCAGGGCCGGCGAGGTCATCACCATCGACGGCTCCAAGGGTGAGGTTCTGGACGGCGCGGTGCCGATGATCGAGCCGGAGCTGACCGGCGACTTCCAGACCCTGATGGGCTGGGCCGACGGCGTGCGCCGCCTGAAGGTCCGCGCCAATGCCGAGACCCCGCTGGACGCCAAGACCGCGCGCGGCTTCGGCGCCGAGGGCATTGGCCTCTGCCGCACCGAGCACATGTTCTTCGACGACACCCGGATCGCCGCCGTGCGCGAGATGATCCTGGCCGATGACGAGGCCGGCCGTCGCACCGCCCTGGCGAAGATCGAGCCGTTCCAGAAGTCCGACTTCGTCGAGCTCTTCACCATCATGGCCGGCCTGCCGGTCACGGTCCGCCTGCTGGACCCGCCGCTGCACGAGTTCATCCCGCACACGGACGAGGACATCGACGCCCTGGCCGCCACATCGGGCATCGACGCCGCCAAGCTGAAGCGCCGGGCCAAGGAGTTGCACGAGACCAACCCGATGCTGGGCCACCGCGGCTGCCGCCTCGGCGTCGCCTATCCCGAAATCTACGAGATGCAGGTCCGCGCGATCCTCGAGGCCGCGCTGGAGGTGAAAAAGACCGCCGCCGAGGCTCCCATCCCGGAGATCATGCACCCCTTGGTCGCCCTGGGTCTGGAGATGAAATACCTCCGCGAACTGACCGACCGTGTGGCCAAAGATGTCTTCGCCAAGGCCGGGGACAGCGTCGAGTATCTCGTCGGCACCATGATCGAACTGCCGCGCGCGGCTCTCCGTGCGGGTGACTTGGCCGAACATGCGGAGTTCTTCTCCTTCGGCACCAATGACCTGACGCAGACGACCTTTGGCATCTCGCGCGACGACTCCGGCCGCTTCCTGCAGGCCTATATGGACAAGGGCATTTTCGAGACCGATCCCTTCGTCCGCCTGGACCAGGACGGCGTCGGCGATCTGATCCGCATCGCCGCCGAGCGGGGCGGGGCGGTTCGCGCCGACATCAAGATGGGCATCTGCGGCGAACATGGCGGCGACCCCGCCTCGATCGCCTTCTGCGAAGAGGTCGGTCTGGCCTATGTCAGCTGCTCGCCCTACCGCGTGCCGATCGCCCGTCTGGCGGCGGCCCAGGCCGCGCTCGTCTCGCGCGGCGGCGAGGCCCGCGAGAAGGACCGGTAGAACTTCCTTTCTCCCCTTGCGGGAGAAGGTGGCCGAGCGCAGCGAGGTCGGATGACGGGTCACCCCGACGCCGGAGATCAGACTTGCCAAATCCCATCACGATTGCCCGTGTGCTCGCTCATCCGTCAGCCTTCGGCTGCCACCTTTTCCCGCAAGGGGAGGTGGATCAGTGACCCGACTCTCCATCGCCGTCGTCGGCCCGGGCGCCATCGGCGGCACGGTCGCCGCCTGGCTGTCGCACAGTCCGTCGGTCGCCGCCGTGACCCTGTGCGCCCGCACGCCGCTGGACCGGCTGGAGGTCGTCGCCCCTGACGGACGTGTCATCAAGGCCAGCCCCCGCGTCGTCACGGACCCGTCGGAGATTACCGCCCCCGTCGACTGGGTGCTGGTCGCCACCAAGGCCTATGACGTCGCCGCCGCCGCGGCCTGGCTCAAGCCCCTCCTCGGCGCGGAGACCCGGGTCGCGGTGCTGCAGAATGGCGTCGAACACGTCGAGCGCTTCACCCCATTCCTCGACGCCGACCGCATCGTCCCTGTCATCGTCGACATCCCGGCCGAACGCAGTGCGCCGGGTCGCATCCACCACCGCCGCGACGGCACGGTCACCGTTCCGGCGGGCGAGGCGGGCGAGACCTTCACCT
Proteins encoded in this window:
- the ppdK gene encoding pyruvate, phosphate dikinase — its product is MTQWVYGFGGGSADGEASMKNLLGGKGANLAEMAKLGLPVPPGFTITTEACVHYFSNGAQYPADLADQVAAGLKTVESIVGKTFGDAANPLLVSVRSGARASMPGMMDTVLNLGLNDETVEGLAKLSGDRRFAFDSYRRFITMYSNVVLGLSHDDFEEVLDDHKDRLGVTVDTDLSAADWEKVVAEYKTVVERELGRPFPQDPKEQLWGAVSAVFASWMNDRAKFYRRMHDIPESWGTAVNIQSMVFGNMGETSATGVAFTRNPSTGEARLYGEFLINAQGEDVVAGIRTPQSLTKIGREEMGETAPSMEEAMPEVFAQFVDVVGKLESHYRDMQDIEFTVEQGRLWMLQTRNGKRTAKSALKVAVDLAAEGVISQEEAISRVEPSALDQLLHPTLDPNATRKVVAAGLPASPGAATGKICFDADEAERLNQLGDAVILVREETSPEDIHGMHAARGIVTARGGMTSHAAVVARGMGRPCVSGAGEIHIDEAAQTFTARGRTFRAGEVITIDGSKGEVLDGAVPMIEPELTGDFQTLMGWADGVRRLKVRANAETPLDAKTARGFGAEGIGLCRTEHMFFDDTRIAAVREMILADDEAGRRTALAKIEPFQKSDFVELFTIMAGLPVTVRLLDPPLHEFIPHTDEDIDALAATSGIDAAKLKRRAKELHETNPMLGHRGCRLGVAYPEIYEMQVRAILEAALEVKKTAAEAPIPEIMHPLVALGLEMKYLRELTDRVAKDVFAKAGDSVEYLVGTMIELPRAALRAGDLAEHAEFFSFGTNDLTQTTFGISRDDSGRFLQAYMDKGIFETDPFVRLDQDGVGDLIRIAAERGGAVRADIKMGICGEHGGDPASIAFCEEVGLAYVSCSPYRVPIARLAAAQAALVSRGGEAREKDR
- a CDS encoding 2-dehydropantoate 2-reductase, giving the protein MTRLSIAVVGPGAIGGTVAAWLSHSPSVAAVTLCARTPLDRLEVVAPDGRVIKASPRVVTDPSEITAPVDWVLVATKAYDVAAAAAWLKPLLGAETRVAVLQNGVEHVERFTPFLDADRIVPVIVDIPAERSAPGRIHHRRDGTVTVPAGEAGETFTSLFAKSVIEASTTDDFTTVAWTKLSLNCAGAINALTRQPAGVVRKPGVADLMRAMVWECVCVGRAIGADLSDNIPDWVLERTESSPADSVNSLLGDRLAGRRMEWDARNGVIARLGTKHGIPAPLNSMAATLLSAME